Proteins encoded together in one Lepisosteus oculatus isolate fLepOcu1 chromosome 2, fLepOcu1.hap2, whole genome shotgun sequence window:
- the gjb7 gene encoding gap junction beta-7 protein — translation MNWGFLENVLSGVNKYSTAIGRIWLSIVFVFRILIYVAAAEQVWKDEQKDFVCNVNQPGCENVCYDYFFPISQARLWALQLIMVSTPSLLVALHVAYREHRERKSKKKLYVDKGKIDGGLWCTYLISLIFKTAFEVGSLLAFYFLYSGFDVPKLLQCDQTPCPNTVDCFISKATEKKIFLYIMGCASVLCIVLNVCEMLYIISKQCWKCFSKSCVPLEEKVHCQCQQHPGANGSTASSPDSNS, via the coding sequence ATGAACTGGGGATTCCTGGAAAACGTGCTGAGTGGAGTGAACAAGTACTCCACGGCCATAGGCAGGATCTGGCTCTCCATCGTCTTTGTCTTCCGGATACTGATTTACGTGGCGGCCGCGGAGCAGGTCTGGAAGGACGAGCAGAAGGATTTTGTGTGCAACGTCAACCAGCCCGGCTGCGAAAACGTGTGCTACGATTACTTCTTCCCCATCTCCCAGGCCCGGCTGTGGGCCCTGCAGCTCATCATGGTCTCCACCCCGTCCCTCCTGGTGGCCCTGCACGTGGCCTACCGGGAACACCGAGAAAGAAAGAGCAAGAAGAAGCTCTACGTGGACAAGGGAAAGATCGACGGTGGCCTGTGGTGCACCTACCTCATCAGCCTCATTTTTAAGACCGCCTTTGAGGTGGGGTCGCTGCTGGCCTTCTACTTCCTGTACAGTGGCTTCGACGTTCCCAAGCTCCTCCAGTGCGATCAGACCCCTTGCCCCAACACGGTGGACTGCTTCATCTCCAAAGCCACCGAGAAGAAGATCTTCCTCTACATCATGGGCTGCGCCTCGGTCCTGTGCATCGTCCTCAACGTGTGCGAGATGTTGTACATCATCTCCAAGCAGTGCTGGAAATGCTTTTCCAAGAGCTGTGTCCCGCTGGAGGAGAAGGTCCACTGCCAGTGCCAGCAGCACCCAGGAGCCAACGGCTCTACAGCCTCGAGCCCAGACTCGAACAGCTGA